The Deltaproteobacteria bacterium GWC2_65_14 sequence AGGATCGTCCCGGAGTTGTTCCCCAGCTCCATCGTCACTTTCTTCAGCCCCGCCTTCCGGAGTATCGCCTCGCCGACCGGAGGGCTCCCGGTGAAGGAGATCTTCGCGATCCGCGGATCGACGGTGAGCCACTCCCCCACCGTGCCTCCCGACCCGACCACGACGTTGAACACCCCGGGCGGTATCCCCGCCTCCTCGAGGATCTCCCCGAGCCGGATCGCGGTGAGCGGCGTGGTGGAGGCCGGCTTGAGGACGAGGGTGCATCCCGCCGCCAGCGCCGGGCCGACCTTGTGCGCCACCAGGTTCAGGGGGAAGTTGAACGGCGTGATGGCGGCCACCACCCCGACCGGGGTGCGCAGGTAGAAGCCCACGCGCCCCTCGCCCGCGGAGCTGGCATCCATCGGGACCGTCTCCCCGTGGATCCTCTTGGCCTCTTCCGCGGAGAACTGGAAGGTCTCCACGGCCCGCGCCACCTCGCCGATCGAGTATTTCCAGGCTTTCCCCGCCTCGCGGCAGATCGTCGCCGCGATCTCCTCCTGGTGCTTCGCCAAAAGCTGAGACGCCTTCTCCAGGATCCGGAACCGTTTGTGGGCCGGCATCCGCGAATACTCCGGGAAGGCGGCGTGCGCCGCCGCGATCGCCTTCTCCACGGTCCCCTTCGACGCGACCGGGACGACGCCGATCGTCTCGCCGGTGTACTTGTCGAGGACCGGCATCGTCTCCTTGTCCTTCACCCATTTCCCTCCGACGAACAACCGGTGTTCTTTCGTGGATTTCATGGCTGTTTTCTCCTTCTCGCGAATCCGATCCGCCGGGCCGGCGGCACGTCACAGACTCTCCGGCGACGCGGGTTTGTGCCGGCCGCTGCCATTTGTTCCGGGCCCAGCGCCGTTACTCCTTTCCGATGCCGATCACCTTCCTGGCCATTCCGGCCTTCTGCGGGATATTGGCTTGCCGGAACATGACGATTCGCTGCGCCTGCGGCGACCCCGCCCCGTGCAGCGCCTCGACCAACGTGGCCACCGAGGTCATGCTCTCAATATAACGGCAGAGCTTTCTTTTGTCCTCCGTGGGAAATCCCTCCCTCCCCTTGAAATACTTCTCCAGCAGCCCCCCGATCTCCTCGTTGCGGAAATCCCGGTCCGCGGGCAGCGTGGAGAGGAGCCCGCCTCCGATGTCGTGGGCCAGCCGGCCAATCTGGTAGACGAACCGGGTCACGTTCTGCTTGACGGTGTTCGCCAGGAGCGGGTCGACCAGCCAGTTCCCCGCGGGAAGCTTCGTGGCAAGCGCGGACGCGCCGATTGCCCCGGCATAGTTCGTTTCCACGAGATGAATGATCTCGGTGAGCTTGTCCCGGACGATGGAGTTCTTGATCGTCCCGTGCACCTCGGCGAGCAGAGCCGTGGCGCCGAGGAGGATATCCGCGTTGCCCGCCTTGCACCCGCCGTAGTTGGCTCGGTGCCAGGAGGCGAACCGATCCACGAGCAGCCCCGCGAATTCCCCCTCCCCGTCCAGAAATACCCTCTCCCGGGGGACGAACACATCCTCGAAGATCAGGGTGCTCTCGCCGCCGACCACCCCGAAGGAGGTTCCGCAGTCGAACATTCCTTCTTCCTCTTTCCGCCCATCGTTCGTCTGCCGCCCGAAGACGAGGGTCAGGCCCGGGGTATCGAGGGGGACCGCGCAGGCCACCGCGTAGTCCGCCCCCTCCGGCGGGAGACCGAGGGTGGGCATCACCAGCACCTCGTGGGAGTTGACCGCCCCGGTGATGTGGGTCTTCGCCCCCCGGATGACGATCCCGTCGGGACGCCGATCGACCACGTGGACGTACATGTCGGGGTCGGGCTGCTGCCACGGAGGAAGGGACCGGTCTCCCTTCACGTCGGTCATGGCACCAGCGGCCATCAGGTCCTCCCTCTGGAGCCGCTCCAGGTAGTTTCGGAACCGCACGTGGTAGTCGGTCCCCTTCGCCTGGTCGACCTCATAGGTGACGGACCAGAGCGCGTTGATCCCGTCCAGACCCACGCAGCGCTGAAAGCAGGTCCCGGTCTCCTGGCCGATGAGGCGCAGCATCTCGATCTTCCGGATCAGATCCTCCGGACTCCAGAACAGGTGGGTGAACCGGGAAATCCGCTCGCCCGTCAAGGGGGATACAACCGTCATGAGGTCTGCATGCTTCGGGTCCCCGGCGAGATCGTAGGTAACCGCCGCCGTACGGAGGTGGGGAAGGATCGCCGGGTGCCCGTACGGGTCCGCAAGCTTCTCTCCCTGGTAATAGACCCTGGGCTTCATGCTCCTCAGTGTCTCAATGTATTCGGCCCCATTCTTCATCGATGCTCCTCCTTCATGCCGGTGTTCCACCGGCGCTTCAGTTCCTGCTTCATCACTTTCCCCCCGGGGTTCCTCGGAAGGGACGGTTCGATCCGGATTTCCACTGGCACCTTGAAATCGGCCAGGCGGGTGCGGCAATACTCCCGGACCGCCTCCGGGTCCAGGACCGCGCCCGGCATCGGGACCACGGAAGCGGCCGGAACCTCTCCGAAAATCGGGTGGGGAATCCCCAGAACCGCCGCCTCGGCAACGCCGGGGAAGGCGTAGATCACGTTCTCCACCTCGAGTCCGTAGACCTTCTCCCCGCCCCGGTTGATCATGTCCTTGACCCGATCCAGGATGGTGACCAGCCCTTCCCCGTCCATCCGGGCGATGTCCCCCGTCCGGAGCCAGCCGTCCCGGATCGCCTCCCGGGTCTTGTCCGGCAAGCCGTAGTAGCCCTGTACGATGTGCGGACCCGACAGGTAGAGTTCTCCGGGTTCCCCGGGAGGCAGCGCATCACCGGACGGACCCCGCACCTGCGCTCTCGTGCCGGGCACCGGGAATCCGACCGAATCCGCCCGATCCAACGCACGATCCGCCGGAAGCACCGTGGCCAGGGAGGAGCATTCCGTGAGCCCGTAGCAATTGTGCAGTGCCGCGGGAAGGATCCCCCGGATCGCCCGGATGGTTTCCGGATCCATGGGGGCGCCGCCGTACGCGGCGATCCGGACCGAGGAAAGATCGAACTCGTTCAGATCGTCCCGCAGGGTGATCAGCTTGTAGATGGCAGGCACGAGGAAGAGCGCGGTGATCCGGAGTCGGGAGACCAGGGAAAGCATATCCCGGGTGTTGTATTCCCGCTGCAGCACCACCGTTGCCCCGCAGGCCAACAGCGCCACGAGCTGGGAATCGAGCCCGGTGACGTGGAACAGGGGAAGGGTGATCAGCCCGATGTCCTCCTCGCGGTAGTCCAGCGCGGCGCGGCAGGACTCTACGTTGAAGAGGGTGTTCCGGTGGGAGATCATCGCCCCCTTGGGGAAGCCGGTCGTTCCCGACGTGTACAGGAGGACTGCCACATCTTCGGTGGAGGAGGTGGCCATCGCCGGAAGCGCCTCCCGGTCCAGCGTGCTCCGGAACGGGACCGCATCCTTCGCTTCATCGTCGGTCAGCACCCAGGTGGCGACCCCCCGGGACTCCCCGAGTCCCGATACCTTGTCGAACTGCTCCCGGGTCGTGACCACCGTCGAGGCGCCGCAGTCCGCCAGGATGTAGCCGATCTCCGGGGGGGAGAGCCGGTAGTTCACCGGCACCGCCACGTGCCCACCCGCGATCGCCCCGAAATACGAAACCACGAATTCCGGCACGTTCGGGAGCAGGATCGCAATGCGGTCGCCGTTCGAGAGACCGCGCGACTTCAGGAACGCGCAAAACCGGCGGGAGTTTTCATCCAGTTCCGCGTAGGTCATCTCCCCGGCCGGGGGAAAGCAAAGGGCCTTCTTGTCCGCCCGTTCCCGTCCGTGGAAATGGACGATCTCCGCGATCGTCCGGAACGGAAGGGGAGAAGGACGGTCCGTCGTCCTCATGGCCCGCCTTCCTGCCATCGATTCTTGCGGATTCTCGTCCGGTCGAACCGGTCTTCCCGGGGTTTCTTCACGGCGGGGAACCCGATCGGGACCAGGGAGAGGGGAACGATATGCTCCGGAAGCCCCAGCAGCCGGCGGAACCCGAGCACCCGCTCCTCCAGGGGATGGACCCCGAGCCACACGGCCCCCAGTCCCTTCGCGTGGGCGGCAAGCAGAATGTTCTGCGTCGCGGCGGAACAGT is a genomic window containing:
- a CDS encoding 4-hydroxybutyryl-CoA dehydratase encodes the protein MKNGAEYIETLRSMKPRVYYQGEKLADPYGHPAILPHLRTAAVTYDLAGDPKHADLMTVVSPLTGERISRFTHLFWSPEDLIRKIEMLRLIGQETGTCFQRCVGLDGINALWSVTYEVDQAKGTDYHVRFRNYLERLQREDLMAAGAMTDVKGDRSLPPWQQPDPDMYVHVVDRRPDGIVIRGAKTHITGAVNSHEVLVMPTLGLPPEGADYAVACAVPLDTPGLTLVFGRQTNDGRKEEEGMFDCGTSFGVVGGESTLIFEDVFVPRERVFLDGEGEFAGLLVDRFASWHRANYGGCKAGNADILLGATALLAEVHGTIKNSIVRDKLTEIIHLVETNYAGAIGASALATKLPAGNWLVDPLLANTVKQNVTRFVYQIGRLAHDIGGGLLSTLPADRDFRNEEIGGLLEKYFKGREGFPTEDKRKLCRYIESMTSVATLVEALHGAGSPQAQRIVMFRQANIPQKAGMARKVIGIGKE
- a CDS encoding aldehyde dehydrogenase, which encodes MKSTKEHRLFVGGKWVKDKETMPVLDKYTGETIGVVPVASKGTVEKAIAAAHAAFPEYSRMPAHKRFRILEKASQLLAKHQEEIAATICREAGKAWKYSIGEVARAVETFQFSAEEAKRIHGETVPMDASSAGEGRVGFYLRTPVGVVAAITPFNFPLNLVAHKVGPALAAGCTLVLKPASTTPLTAIRLGEILEEAGIPPGVFNVVVGSGGTVGEWLTVDPRIAKISFTGSPPVGEAILRKAGLKKVTMELGNNSGTILEPDTDLDAAIPRCAVSAFANSGQVCISLQRLYVHKAIAKEFTKRFVEFTSKLKVGNPLEKDCEVGPMIDEAEAKRAESWIREAVGEGARLLVGGKREGRVLYPTVLAKVRPEMKVMCLEAFAPLVSIYEYERFEDAVAMVEDSPFGLQAGVYTNDIRKAFYAVDRINAGGVMINDTSIFRVDHMPYGGNKMSGLGREGVRFAVEEMTNIKMVVFRL